The Hippocampus zosterae strain Florida chromosome 20, ASM2543408v3, whole genome shotgun sequence genome contains a region encoding:
- the plcxd2 gene encoding PI-PLC X domain-containing protein 2 isoform X2: MRTRPAGIGNANADWMGSLPPKLWLVPLNHLAVPGSHDSFTYWVDAHAPVGPDQKIYVKYLATMFSVLAKKVMVKWSMTQNLTFKEQLDAGIRYFDLRVSSKPGQPGLEIFFIHGLFGHKVRDGLIEINSFLCRHRKEVIFLDFNHYYAMGSAHHEYLIKMLQEVFGGKLCKDCQVETVTLDYLWKNKYQVIVFYHHPSAQGVPVMWPGDKIPAPWANTTEPGKLIRFLESTLKQRAKQGSFHVSQAILTPRVNTVARGLLWGLRNYLVERNLPSIMSWVEVQRPGSGGVNIITSDFVELTDFANIVIGLNNSLLSEQERKAR; the protein is encoded by the exons ATGAGGACTCGACCTGCTGGGATCGGGAACGCCAACGCCGACTGGATGGGCTCGCTGCCCCCCAAACTTTGGCTGGTGCCACTCAATCATCTCGCCGTTCCAG GCTCTCACGACTCCTTCACCTACTGGGTCGATGCGCATGCTCCCGTCGGTCCCGATCAAAAGATCTACGTCAAGTACCTGGCTACCATGTTTAGCGTTCTAGCCAAGAAGGTGATGGTGAAGTGGTCCATGACGCAG AACCTGACGTTTAAGGAGCAACTGGACGCGGGCATCCGCTACTTTGATCTCAGGGTCTCCTCAAAGCCGGGCCAGCCGGGGCTTGAGATTTTCTTCATCCACGGTCTGTTTGGACACAAG GTGAGAGACGGCCTCATTGAAATCAACTCCTTCTTGTGCCGGCACAGGAAAGAG GTTATCTTCTTGGACTTCAACCACTACTACGCCATGGGCTCGGCCCACCACGAATACCTCATCAAAATGCTGCAGGAAGTGTTTGGCGGTAAGCTCTGTAAGGACTGCCAAGTGGAGACCGTCACTCTGGACTACCTCTGGAAAAACAAATACCAG GTCATCGTTTTCTACCATCATCCGTCAGCCCAGGGCGTCCCCGTCATGTGGCCCGGCGACAAGATCCCGGCGCCGTGGGCAAACACCACGGAACCCGGCAAGCTCATTCGG TTCCTGGAAAGCACCCTGAAGCAAAGAGCCAAGCAGGGGTCGTTCCATGTGTCCCAGGCCATCCTCACGCCCCGGGTCAACACTGTGGCCAGGGGTCTGCTTTGGGGGCTACGGAATTACTTGGTCGAAAG AAACCTCCCATCCATCATGTCCTGGGTGGAGGTCCAGAGGCCAGGGTCGGGCGGGGTCAACATCATCACCTCTGACTTTGTGGAACTCACCGACTTTGCCAACATTGTCATCGGCCTCAACAACTCGCTGTTGTCTGAGCAAGAGCGCAAAGCGAGATGA
- the plcxd2 gene encoding PI-PLC X domain-containing protein 2 isoform X1: protein MRTRPAGIGNANADWMGSLPPKLWLVPLNHLAVPGSHDSFTYWVDAHAPVGPDQKIYVKYLATMFSVLAKKVMVKWSMTQNLTFKEQLDAGIRYFDLRVSSKPGQPGLEIFFIHGLFGHKVRDGLIEINSFLCRHRKEVIFLDFNHYYAMGSAHHEYLIKMLQEVFGGKLCKDCQVETVTLDYLWKNKYQVIVFYHHPSAQGVPVMWPGDKIPAPWANTTEPGKLIRFLESTLKQRAKQGSFHVSQAILTPRVNTVARGLLWGLRNYLVESRNLPSIMSWVEVQRPGSGGVNIITSDFVELTDFANIVIGLNNSLLSEQERKAR from the exons ATGAGGACTCGACCTGCTGGGATCGGGAACGCCAACGCCGACTGGATGGGCTCGCTGCCCCCCAAACTTTGGCTGGTGCCACTCAATCATCTCGCCGTTCCAG GCTCTCACGACTCCTTCACCTACTGGGTCGATGCGCATGCTCCCGTCGGTCCCGATCAAAAGATCTACGTCAAGTACCTGGCTACCATGTTTAGCGTTCTAGCCAAGAAGGTGATGGTGAAGTGGTCCATGACGCAG AACCTGACGTTTAAGGAGCAACTGGACGCGGGCATCCGCTACTTTGATCTCAGGGTCTCCTCAAAGCCGGGCCAGCCGGGGCTTGAGATTTTCTTCATCCACGGTCTGTTTGGACACAAG GTGAGAGACGGCCTCATTGAAATCAACTCCTTCTTGTGCCGGCACAGGAAAGAG GTTATCTTCTTGGACTTCAACCACTACTACGCCATGGGCTCGGCCCACCACGAATACCTCATCAAAATGCTGCAGGAAGTGTTTGGCGGTAAGCTCTGTAAGGACTGCCAAGTGGAGACCGTCACTCTGGACTACCTCTGGAAAAACAAATACCAG GTCATCGTTTTCTACCATCATCCGTCAGCCCAGGGCGTCCCCGTCATGTGGCCCGGCGACAAGATCCCGGCGCCGTGGGCAAACACCACGGAACCCGGCAAGCTCATTCGG TTCCTGGAAAGCACCCTGAAGCAAAGAGCCAAGCAGGGGTCGTTCCATGTGTCCCAGGCCATCCTCACGCCCCGGGTCAACACTGTGGCCAGGGGTCTGCTTTGGGGGCTACGGAATTACTTGGTCGAAAG caGAAACCTCCCATCCATCATGTCCTGGGTGGAGGTCCAGAGGCCAGGGTCGGGCGGGGTCAACATCATCACCTCTGACTTTGTGGAACTCACCGACTTTGCCAACATTGTCATCGGCCTCAACAACTCGCTGTTGTCTGAGCAAGAGCGCAAAGCGAGATGA